The Cynocephalus volans isolate mCynVol1 chromosome 2, mCynVol1.pri, whole genome shotgun sequence genome window below encodes:
- the CLU gene encoding clusterin: MRTLLLLVGLLLTWENGQILGDPAVSERELQEMSTQGSKYVNKEIKNAVNEVKQIKSLIEKTNEERKSLLSILEETKKEKEDALNETRDSESKLKESPGVCNETMLALWEECKPCLKQTCMKFYARVCRSGSGAVGHQLEEFLNQSSPFYFWINGDRIDSLLENDRRQTHMLDIMQDSFDRASGIMDELFQDTFFSREPQDTYHSSPFFLTHRRPHLLYPKSRLARSLRPLLPYRPLSFQDMFQPFFDMIHQAQQAMDIHLPSTAFQPLKEDIIREGNDNRTVCREIRHNSTGCLRMKDQCDKCRQILSVDCSASNPSQNQLRQELDDSLRVAERLTTKYNELLRSYQRKMLNTSSLLEQLNEQFSWVSRLANLTQGEDQSYLRVTTVSSHTSDSDLPHHGFTEVVVKLFDSDPITVTIPEEVSRNNPKFMETVAEKALQEYRKKTREE; this comes from the exons ATGAGGACTCTGCTGCTGCTTGTGGGGCTGCTGCTGACCTGGGAAAATGGACAGATCCTGGGAGACCCAGCAGTCTCAGAAAGGGAGCTCCAGG AAATGTCCACTCAGGGGAGTAAGTACGttaataaggaaattaaaaatgctgTCAACGAGGTGAAGCAGATAAAGAGTCTAATTGAAAAAACAAACGAAGAGCGCAAGTCACTGCTCAGCATTTTAGAAGAGaccaagaaggagaaagag GATGCCCTAAATGAGACCAGGGATTCCGAATCCAAGCTGAAGGAGTCCCCGGGTGTGTGCAATGAGACCATGCTGGCCCTCTGGGAAGAGTGTAAGCCCTGCCTGAAGCAGACCTGCATGAAGTTCTACGCACGCGTCTGTAGAAGCGGCTCAGGCGCAGTCGGCCACCAG CTCGAGGAGTTCCTGAACCAGAGCTCGCCCTTCTACTTCTGGATCAATGGCGACCGCATCGACTCCCTGCTGGAGAACGACCGGCGGCAGACCCACATGCTGGACATCATGCAGGACAGCTTCGACCGGGCATCCGGCATCATGGACGAGCTCTTCCAGGACACATTCTTCAGCCGTGAGCCCCAGGACACGTACCACTCCTCGCCCTTCTTCTTGACCCACAGGAGACCTCACCTCCTCTATCCCAAGTCCCGCCTCGCCCGCAGCTTAAGGCCGTTGCTCCCGTACAGACCCCTGAGCTTCCAGGACATGTTCCAGCCCTTCTTTGACATGATACACCAGGCTCAACAGGCCATGGACATCCACCTCCCCAGCACGGCCTTCCAGCCCCTGAAGGAAGACATCATAAGAG AAGGCAACGATAACCGCACCGTGTGCCGGGAGATCCGCCACAACTCCACGGGATGCCTGCGGATGAAGGACCAGTGTGACAAGTGCCGGCAGATCTTGTCTGTGG ACTGTTCGGCCAGCAACCCCTCTCAGAACCAGCTGCGGCAGGAGCTGGACGATTCCCTCCGGGTCGCGGAGAGGTTGACCACAAAGTACAATGAATTGCTGCGGTCCTACCAGCGGAAGATGCTCAACACCTCGTCCCTGCTGGAGCAGCTTAACGAGCAGTTTAGCTGGGTGTCTCGGCTGGCCAATCTCACCCAGGGCGAAGACCAGTCCTATCTCCGGGTCACTACG gtGTCTTCCCACACTTCTGACTCAGACCTTCCCCACCATGGTTTCACTGAGGTGGTTGTGAAACTCTTTGACTCTGACCCCATCACTGTGACGATTCCAGAAGAGGTCTCCAGGAACAACCCTAAATTTATGGAGACCGTGGCAGAGAAAGCCCTGCAGGAATACCGTAAAAAGACCCG AGAGGAGTGA